In one Xyrauchen texanus isolate HMW12.3.18 chromosome 18, RBS_HiC_50CHRs, whole genome shotgun sequence genomic region, the following are encoded:
- the nostrin gene encoding nostrin isoform X2, producing MKDPLSSCAYNLLYQDLKRLSKNGEYFCKELLVVFQLRSELETNYSKGLQKIAGKLLKVTKEMSDSSTYRVWSFISDEMYASADAHRILGNALNQDVILEVRQILDEHTKRKRPLDNAIDKSGKLVLTNWNEQIKLKKKLIGLTREHEALFSFVEKNKQICTEKEKQKMFNRLTKSAELQTKVDEEYFNANMDGQHIQLKLENTLKTCYKIVQELEKQRIETLSNTLDKYSLFMSVYAQTVIHSHKQIEQALKKVDVEKDRSLIEDIGATEEDNKAEFLIADYFEEESKSIMTKERRKDAIKSKLQRLEDCIIKTKSEREGLEKMFKVYTDQPNISNKKNLEETEQLLEEVTLKLDLLEATCCKLSQGLAELEGKPKSRHPFSDSITKWKDKDSEHSVVQLSRPVRIKMTQFKSLQSKRSSVIYKGPAKSVTNSPDIPNEDPLTGATDLVQNTDDDQQSNAVNGTIALSGSEENKGDILDIFQKEDTGWWFGELNGQRGHFPSTYVEELPVFTAEKSSEA from the exons ATGAAGGACCCACTGAGCAGCTGTGCT TACAATCTGCTGTATCAGGACTTGAAAAGGCTATCCAAGAATGGAGAATATTTCTGTAAAGAGCTCTTGGTCGTGTTTCAGCTAAG atctgAACTTGAGACCAACTATTCCAAAGGACTTCAGAAGATTGCAGGCAAACTCCTTAAAGTTACCAAAGAAATGAGTGACAG CTCCACATACCGCGTGTGGTCCTTCATATCAGATGAGATGTATGCCTCTGCAGATGCCCACCG GATACTGGGAAATGCTCTCAACCAAGATGTTATTCTTGAAGTTCGGCAAATCTTAGATGAACACACGAAAAGAAAACGACCA CTTGACAATGCCATTGACAAATCAGGAAAACTTGTTCTCACAAACTGGAATGAGCAAATTAAG ctGAAAAAGAAACTGATTGGATTAACGAGAGAACACGAGGCCCTCTTCAGCTTTGTCgaaaaaaataagcaaatctgtacagaaaaagaaaaacagaag ATGTTCAACAGATTGACTAAATCTGCAGAGCTGCAGACCAAAGTTGATGAGGAATATTTCAACGCCAACATGGACGGTCAACACATTCAACTGAAGTTAGAGAACACACTGAAAACATGCTACAAG ATTGTTCAGGAACTTGAAAAGCAAAGAATAGAGACTCTATCCAACACGCTGGATAAGTACAGTCTCTTCATGAGCGTATATGCACAGACTGTCATTCAT AGTCACAAACAGATTGAGCAGGCCCTTAAGAAAGTTGACGTGGAGAAGGACCGATCACTGATCGAGGACATCGGCGCTACAGAAGAAGATAACAAAGCTGAATTTCTCATCGCTGACTACTTT gaggaaGAAAGTAAATCaatcatgacaaaagaaagacgAAAAGACGCCATCAAGTCTAAACTTCAGCGATTAGAGGACTGcatcataaaaacaaaaagcGAAAGAGAAG GACTGGAGAAAATGTTCAAAGTATACACTGATCAACCGAacatctcaaataaaaaaaatctagaagAAACTGAACAGTTACTTGAAGAG GTCACCCTTAAACTGGACCTTCTGGAGGCCACGTGCTGTAAACTGAGCCAAGGCCTGGCAGAGTTAGAGGGTAAACCAAAATCCCGACATCCATTCAGTGACAGTATTACTAAATGGAAAGACAAG GACAGTGAGCACAGTGTCGTGCAGCTTTCTCGACCGGTGAGGATCAAAATGACACAGTTTAAATCACTGCAGTCTAAGAGGAGCTCTGTGATCTATAAGGGACCCGCAAAGAGTGTGACAAACAGCCCTGACATCCCAAATGAAGATCCCTTGACTGGAGCGACTGACCTCGTACAAAACACAGATGATGATCAACAGAGCAATGCGGTTAATGGAACCATTGCCCTTTCAGGATCAGAAGAGAATAAAG